Proteins encoded within one genomic window of Haladaptatus sp. QDMS2:
- the mvk gene encoding mevalonate kinase, with the protein MTISSAPGKVYLFGEHAVVYGEPAVPCAIERRARVTVEARDDNRLRVEAADLTLDGFTVEYSGDADGAPDVDVPSGLVRAAMGYIDGAISTAREAADDPDAGFDITIESDIPLGAGLGSSAAVVVAAIDAATRELGVELTKDELADRAYQVELAVQDGQASRADTFCSAMGGAVRVEGDDCRTIETPANLPFVIGYDGGAGDTGALVAGVRKLREEYDFAANTVAAIGDIVRHGEQALADGDLEELGRLMNFNHGLLEALGVSSRSLDTMVWAARDADALGAKLTGAGGGGCIVALDETDATTTALRFTMGCEDAFRAELDTEGVRVEER; encoded by the coding sequence ATGACCATTTCAAGTGCTCCAGGCAAGGTCTATCTCTTTGGTGAGCACGCCGTCGTCTACGGGGAACCGGCAGTCCCCTGTGCCATCGAACGACGGGCGCGAGTCACCGTCGAGGCCCGCGACGACAACCGATTGCGCGTCGAGGCGGCCGACCTCACCCTCGATGGGTTCACCGTCGAATACAGCGGCGATGCCGACGGCGCGCCGGACGTGGACGTGCCAAGCGGCCTCGTTCGTGCGGCGATGGGCTACATCGACGGAGCCATCTCGACGGCCCGCGAGGCGGCCGACGACCCCGACGCCGGCTTCGACATCACCATCGAGAGCGACATTCCGCTCGGGGCCGGACTTGGATCCTCTGCGGCCGTCGTGGTCGCCGCCATCGACGCCGCCACCCGCGAACTGGGCGTCGAACTCACGAAAGACGAACTCGCAGATAGGGCGTATCAGGTCGAACTCGCCGTCCAGGACGGTCAGGCCTCGCGGGCGGACACCTTTTGCTCCGCGATGGGCGGGGCGGTTCGGGTCGAGGGCGACGACTGTCGCACCATCGAGACGCCCGCGAATCTCCCGTTCGTCATCGGCTACGACGGTGGGGCGGGCGACACCGGTGCGCTCGTCGCGGGCGTTCGCAAACTCCGCGAGGAGTACGATTTCGCGGCGAACACCGTCGCGGCCATCGGCGACATCGTCCGCCACGGTGAGCAGGCGCTCGCGGACGGTGACCTCGAGGAACTCGGCCGACTCATGAACTTCAACCACGGCCTGCTCGAAGCCCTCGGCGTCTCCTCGCGCTCGCTCGATACGATGGTGTGGGCGGCCCGCGACGCCGACGCACTCGGGGCGAAACTCACGGGCGCGGGCGGCGGTGGCTGTATCGTCGCGCTCGACGAGACGGACGCGACGACGACGGCACTGCGCTTTACGATGGGCTGTGAAGACGCCTTCCGGGCGGAACTGGACACCGAAGGCGTTCGGGTGGAGGAACGATGA
- a CDS encoding glutamate--tRNA ligase has product MDQELRERIEKEAEKHALINAVKHESDADVGAIMGPLMGENPEFRPHGGDIPGIIGPIVAKVNAASTEEKRERLGELDPEWLADLDAEDEADDRVLPDLPNAEDYDEIRMRVAPNPNGPWHLGHARMPAVIGTYKDLYDGWFVCRFDDTDPETKRPDMDAYDAILEDIEYLGFKPDDVMRASDRVPIYYDHARELIEMGGAYTCSCSGETFSELKNSGKPCPHREKDAETTMAEFEKMVAGEYSAGDMVLRVKTDIEHKNPALRDFVAFRMVDTPHPREEAADYRCWPMLDFQSGIDDQLTGVTHIIRGIDLQDSAKRQQFVYDYFGWEYPEVIHWGHVQIDAYDVKVSTSTIKKLIDDGELDGWDDPRAPTLKSVRRRGIRGEAITEAMIQLGTSTSNVDLAMSSIYANNRAIVDDEAARYFFVRDGQELPVVGAPEAGHPPVHPDHEDRGKRDIPVSGGVLLEADDVPPNGERIWLKGLGLFQHTRDALEYLGNDLSAVREEGVDVVHWVGADENVPVTMRTMEGDVTGHAEPDFAETAVDDVIQFERIGFVRVDDHAGDESVVYYTHP; this is encoded by the coding sequence ATGGACCAGGAACTCCGAGAGCGAATCGAGAAGGAGGCCGAGAAGCACGCGCTCATCAACGCGGTCAAACACGAGAGCGACGCTGACGTCGGCGCGATTATGGGCCCGCTGATGGGTGAAAACCCGGAGTTTCGTCCCCACGGCGGTGACATTCCGGGCATCATCGGCCCCATCGTCGCGAAGGTGAACGCCGCGTCCACCGAGGAGAAACGCGAGCGGCTGGGCGAACTCGACCCCGAGTGGCTGGCGGACCTCGACGCAGAAGACGAGGCAGACGACCGAGTCCTTCCAGACCTGCCGAATGCGGAGGATTACGACGAGATTCGGATGCGCGTCGCGCCGAACCCGAACGGCCCGTGGCACCTCGGCCACGCCCGGATGCCCGCGGTCATCGGGACGTACAAAGACCTCTACGACGGCTGGTTCGTCTGCCGGTTCGACGACACGGACCCCGAGACCAAGCGCCCGGACATGGACGCCTACGACGCGATTTTGGAGGATATCGAGTATCTCGGTTTCAAGCCTGACGACGTGATGCGTGCCTCAGACCGGGTGCCCATCTACTACGACCACGCCCGCGAACTCATCGAGATGGGCGGGGCCTACACGTGCTCGTGTTCCGGCGAGACGTTCTCGGAGTTGAAGAACTCGGGCAAGCCGTGTCCCCACCGCGAGAAGGACGCCGAAACCACGATGGCGGAGTTCGAGAAGATGGTCGCAGGCGAGTACAGCGCCGGCGACATGGTGCTCCGCGTGAAGACGGACATCGAGCACAAGAACCCGGCGTTGCGCGACTTCGTGGCGTTCCGCATGGTCGATACGCCCCACCCGCGCGAGGAAGCGGCGGACTATCGGTGCTGGCCGATGCTTGACTTCCAGTCGGGTATCGACGACCAGCTCACGGGCGTCACCCACATCATTCGCGGCATCGACTTACAGGACTCGGCGAAGCGCCAGCAGTTCGTCTACGACTACTTCGGCTGGGAGTACCCCGAAGTCATCCACTGGGGCCACGTCCAGATCGACGCCTACGACGTGAAGGTGTCCACCTCGACCATCAAGAAACTCATCGACGACGGCGAACTCGACGGCTGGGACGACCCGCGAGCGCCGACGCTGAAGAGCGTCCGCCGCCGGGGTATCCGCGGAGAGGCTATCACCGAGGCGATGATTCAACTCGGAACCTCCACGAGCAACGTGGACCTCGCGATGAGTTCGATTTACGCGAACAACCGCGCTATCGTGGACGACGAGGCGGCGCGCTACTTCTTCGTCCGTGACGGACAGGAGCTTCCCGTCGTCGGCGCACCAGAGGCAGGTCACCCGCCGGTTCACCCCGACCACGAGGACCGTGGGAAACGCGACATTCCCGTCTCCGGTGGGGTGCTCCTCGAAGCTGACGACGTGCCACCGAACGGTGAGCGCATCTGGCTCAAGGGTCTCGGCCTGTTCCAGCACACCCGCGACGCCCTCGAATATCTCGGCAACGACCTCTCCGCCGTCCGCGAGGAGGGCGTGGACGTGGTTCACTGGGTCGGTGCAGACGAGAACGTCCCCGTCACCATGCGAACGATGGAGGGCGACGTGACTGGCCACGCAGAACCCGACTTCGCAGAAACGGCTGTAGACGACGTAATTCAGTTCGAGCGCATTGGCTTCGTGCGCGTGGACGACCACGCTGGAGACGAGTCGGTCGTCTACTATACCCACCCCTAG
- a CDS encoding isopentenyl phosphate kinase has protein sequence MTTILKLGGSVITEKDGVEKIDAANLARAVHVIAEADVEDLVIVHGGGSFGHHHANKHDVSTTAGSHDPDAVLDIHEAMKRLNEVVVNRLNEEGVPAVPVHPLSAAARDEEGALTLATTAVETLLGEGFVPVLHGDVIAHAGEGVTVVSGDELVTSLARSLAADRVGLCSGVPGVLDESDTVIDEIDSFEAVAPALGGSDATDVSGGMAGKVRELLALGSPADIFGLDGLAAFLAGESPGTRIDGRTD, from the coding sequence ATGACGACGATACTCAAACTCGGCGGGAGCGTCATCACCGAAAAAGACGGCGTCGAGAAGATAGACGCCGCAAACCTGGCGCGGGCCGTCCACGTCATCGCGGAGGCGGACGTAGAAGACCTCGTGATTGTCCACGGCGGGGGAAGCTTCGGCCATCACCACGCGAACAAACACGACGTTTCGACGACGGCTGGGAGTCACGACCCCGACGCCGTCCTCGACATCCACGAGGCGATGAAGCGGCTGAACGAAGTCGTCGTCAATCGGCTGAACGAGGAGGGCGTTCCCGCCGTGCCCGTCCATCCGCTCTCTGCGGCGGCCCGCGACGAGGAGGGGGCGCTTACCCTCGCGACGACGGCGGTCGAAACGCTGCTCGGTGAGGGGTTCGTCCCCGTGTTGCACGGCGACGTCATCGCGCACGCTGGCGAGGGCGTGACGGTCGTGAGCGGCGACGAACTCGTCACGTCGCTCGCGCGGTCCCTGGCGGCAGACCGGGTGGGTCTCTGCTCTGGGGTTCCGGGCGTCCTCGACGAGTCCGACACCGTCATCGACGAAATCGACAGCTTCGAGGCCGTCGCGCCTGCGCTTGGCGGGAGCGACGCAACGGACGTTTCCGGCGGAATGGCCGGGAAGGTTCGCGAACTGCTCGCGTTAGGCTCGCCCGCTGACATCTTCGGGCTGGATGGACTCGCTGCGTTTTTGGCCGGTGAGTCTCCCGGCACGCGAATCGACGGTCGGACGGACTGA
- the eno gene encoding phosphopyruvate hydratase yields MTLISEVRLRAILDSRGNPTVEADVRTESGGFGRAAAPSGASTGEFEAIELPVEEAIAAAREHAVPRLVGNVYAGDQRSVDAALRAADGTDNFSEIGANSAVAISMAAAKAAADLLGAPLYQHLGGTFRGNTFPVPLGNVIGGGEHATDATYIQEFLSAPVGAPSVEDAVFANAAVHDTVKELLADRDIAAAKGDEGAWAPAIDDAEAFDIMAAATDAVEDDVGFEIRFGLDVAASELFEDGAYHYGDITRTPDEQVEYIASLVTDYDLVYVEDPLDENDFDGFAALTERVGDQTLICGDDLFVTNTERLADGIDMGAANSILIKPNQIGTLSDAFDAVELAVHNGYDPVISHRSGETEDTTIAHLAVATDAPFIKTGAVGGERTAKLNELIRIEANA; encoded by the coding sequence GTGACCCTCATCTCCGAGGTTCGCCTTCGCGCGATTCTCGACTCGCGGGGGAACCCGACAGTCGAGGCTGACGTGCGTACAGAGAGCGGCGGATTCGGCCGTGCAGCAGCCCCGAGCGGGGCGAGCACGGGTGAATTCGAGGCCATCGAACTTCCTGTCGAGGAGGCCATCGCGGCCGCCCGTGAACACGCCGTCCCACGACTCGTGGGGAACGTGTACGCAGGCGACCAGCGCAGTGTCGACGCGGCCCTGCGCGCCGCAGACGGGACGGACAACTTCTCCGAGATTGGTGCGAACAGCGCCGTTGCCATCAGTATGGCTGCGGCGAAGGCGGCCGCCGACCTGCTCGGTGCGCCCCTCTATCAGCACCTCGGAGGCACGTTCCGCGGGAACACGTTCCCCGTCCCACTCGGCAACGTCATCGGCGGCGGCGAACACGCCACCGACGCGACGTACATCCAGGAGTTCCTTTCGGCCCCCGTCGGCGCACCGAGCGTCGAGGACGCGGTGTTCGCAAACGCAGCGGTTCACGACACGGTCAAAGAACTGCTCGCAGACCGCGACATTGCGGCAGCCAAAGGCGACGAAGGTGCCTGGGCGCCCGCGATCGACGACGCAGAGGCGTTCGACATCATGGCTGCGGCAACCGACGCGGTCGAAGACGACGTCGGCTTCGAGATTCGGTTCGGCCTCGACGTGGCCGCCTCCGAACTGTTCGAAGACGGCGCGTACCACTACGGCGACATCACGCGCACGCCCGACGAGCAAGTCGAGTACATCGCCTCGCTCGTCACCGACTACGACCTCGTGTACGTAGAGGACCCCCTCGACGAGAACGACTTCGACGGCTTCGCGGCGCTCACCGAGCGCGTCGGCGACCAGACGCTCATCTGTGGCGACGACCTGTTCGTCACCAACACCGAGCGACTCGCCGACGGCATCGACATGGGCGCGGCCAACAGCATCCTCATCAAGCCAAACCAGATTGGCACGCTGAGCGACGCTTTCGACGCCGTCGAACTCGCCGTCCACAACGGGTACGACCCGGTCATCTCCCACCGCAGCGGTGAGACAGAGGACACGACGATCGCACACCTCGCTGTCGCGACTGACGCACCGTTCATCAAGACCGGTGCCGTCGGCGGCGAGCGCACTGCAAAACTCAACGAACTCATCCGAATCGAGGCAAACGCATGA
- a CDS encoding DUF456 domain-containing protein, with the protein MLDTVYLLAICLLVLGVVGSVVPLLPGAPTSLAGIYLYWWHTGYTEPGLFALVGLTLVGLTAMAFDYLGGAVAAKVSGASWQVSALAALVGFALLFVLGPLGIFVGVAGTVFAFEYRKHEDVDQSLKAAAYTTVGILASAALQFVLTAAMLVSFVLVT; encoded by the coding sequence ATGCTCGACACCGTGTACCTACTCGCTATCTGCCTGCTCGTCCTCGGCGTCGTCGGGAGCGTCGTCCCACTCCTGCCCGGTGCACCAACCTCGCTCGCGGGTATCTACCTCTACTGGTGGCACACGGGCTACACCGAACCCGGCCTGTTCGCCCTCGTGGGACTGACCCTCGTCGGTCTCACCGCGATGGCGTTCGACTATCTCGGCGGGGCCGTCGCAGCGAAGGTGTCCGGCGCGTCCTGGCAGGTGTCTGCACTCGCCGCGCTGGTTGGGTTCGCGCTCCTGTTCGTGCTCGGCCCGCTTGGCATCTTCGTCGGCGTGGCGGGCACCGTCTTCGCCTTCGAGTACCGAAAACACGAGGACGTAGACCAGAGTCTCAAGGCTGCGGCTTACACGACTGTCGGTATTCTCGCCTCGGCGGCCCTCCAGTTCGTGCTCACGGCCGCGATGCTCGTCTCGTTCGTTCTCGTTACCTGA
- the rpsB gene encoding 30S ribosomal protein S2, producing the protein MSDNEQEEGLEAAEEEIDQEPTGESGAEPAVDPDTDVREADEEEPAAEAEEESPVLDEDVMDNQEEADLLIPVEDYLAAGVHIGTQQKTKYMERFIHRVRDDGLYVLDISKTDQRIRTAADFLAEYNPEQILVTSSRQYGRFPAEKFADAVGARARTGRFIPGTLTNPDYAGYIEPDVVVVTDPIGDSQAVKEAITVGIPVIAMCDSNNSTSNVDLVIPTNNKGRKALSVVYWLLANETLDRRGAEPSYALDDFESDI; encoded by the coding sequence ATGAGCGACAACGAACAAGAAGAAGGCCTCGAGGCGGCCGAAGAGGAGATCGACCAGGAGCCGACCGGCGAGTCCGGTGCGGAACCCGCGGTCGACCCCGACACGGACGTCCGAGAGGCAGACGAAGAAGAGCCGGCCGCGGAGGCCGAAGAAGAGAGCCCCGTGCTCGACGAGGACGTGATGGACAACCAGGAGGAAGCAGACCTCCTCATCCCGGTCGAGGATTACCTCGCCGCTGGTGTCCACATCGGTACCCAGCAGAAGACCAAGTACATGGAGCGGTTCATCCACCGCGTCCGTGACGACGGTCTGTACGTGCTGGACATCTCGAAGACCGACCAGCGCATCCGCACCGCCGCGGACTTCCTCGCCGAGTACAACCCCGAACAGATTCTGGTGACCTCCAGTCGCCAGTACGGTCGGTTCCCCGCCGAGAAGTTCGCCGACGCGGTCGGCGCACGCGCTCGCACGGGCCGGTTTATCCCCGGAACGCTGACCAACCCGGACTACGCGGGCTACATCGAACCGGACGTCGTCGTGGTGACTGACCCAATCGGTGACAGCCAGGCCGTAAAAGAGGCTATCACCGTCGGGATTCCCGTTATCGCGATGTGCGACTCCAACAACTCGACCAGCAACGTCGACCTCGTCATCCCGACGAACAACAAAGGTCGCAAAGCGCTGTCGGTCGTCTACTGGCTGCTGGCCAACGAGACGCTCGACCGCCGCGGCGCAGAGCCGTCCTACGCCCTCGACGACTTCGAGAGCGACATTTAA
- a CDS encoding NUDIX hydrolase: MSITARMRRHVEETIRRFDAAYGTYEIVEKEATWSTERYDEAAAHFDETGDLGGAGVWLSNRDGEVLLIQRDGETTWTAPGGYINPDETYEQTARREVREETSVECLLTGLNQVHVTAVTDATDPTRPTLFNLSVVFDGQHLSGTPTPEPGEVAAVKWWDVLPTRLQHPELHQLPLPERTPSLADED; the protein is encoded by the coding sequence ATGTCCATCACCGCGCGAATGCGTCGCCACGTCGAGGAGACGATTCGACGATTCGACGCGGCCTACGGCACCTACGAAATCGTAGAGAAGGAGGCCACCTGGTCGACCGAGCGCTACGACGAGGCCGCCGCCCACTTCGACGAAACCGGCGACCTCGGCGGGGCCGGCGTCTGGCTCTCGAACCGCGACGGCGAGGTGCTCCTCATCCAGCGCGACGGCGAGACCACCTGGACCGCCCCCGGCGGCTACATCAATCCCGACGAGACCTACGAGCAGACCGCCCGCCGGGAGGTCCGCGAGGAGACGAGCGTCGAATGCCTGCTCACCGGACTGAATCAGGTCCACGTCACCGCGGTCACCGACGCCACAGACCCCACTCGACCGACGCTGTTCAACCTCTCTGTGGTCTTCGACGGTCAGCATCTCTCGGGAACACCCACGCCCGAACCGGGCGAAGTCGCCGCCGTCAAGTGGTGGGACGTGCTGCCGACACGGCTCCAGCATCCGGAGTTACACCAGTTGCCACTCCCCGAGCGAACGCCGTCGCTCGCGGACGAGGACTAG
- a CDS encoding ribonuclease J, translated as MEIEIATIGGYEEVGRQMTAVRAGDDVVIFDMGLNLSQVLIHDNVETERMHSLDLIDMGAIPDDRVMSDLEGDVKAIVPTHGHLDHIGAISKLAHRYNAPIVATPFTIELVKQQIEGEEKFGVQNDLIKMSAGETMSISDEVELEFVNVTHSIIDAINPVLHTPEGAVIYGLDKRMDHTPVLGDPIDMKRFREIANSDNGVLAYIEDCTNAGRKGRTPSESVARKHLKDVIYSMEDYDGGIVATTFSSHVARVKSLVEFAEDIGRQPVLLGRSMEKYSGTAERLNFVDFPDDLGMYGHRKSVDRTFKRIMKEGKENFLPIVTGHQGEPRAMLTRMGRGETPYELDEGDKVVFSARVIPEPTNEGQRYQSEKLLRMQGARIYDDVHVSGHMSQEGLYQMLRTLQPQHVIPAHQDMRGFAPYVDLAESEGYTMGRDLHVTRNGNIIQLVD; from the coding sequence ATGGAAATTGAAATTGCCACGATAGGCGGATACGAAGAAGTCGGTCGGCAGATGACTGCCGTCCGCGCAGGTGACGACGTTGTAATCTTCGACATGGGGCTCAACCTCTCGCAAGTCCTCATCCACGACAACGTCGAGACCGAACGAATGCACAGCTTAGACCTCATAGACATGGGTGCCATTCCGGACGACCGTGTCATGAGCGACTTAGAGGGTGACGTCAAAGCAATCGTCCCAACTCACGGTCACCTCGACCACATCGGCGCGATTAGCAAGCTCGCACACCGCTACAACGCACCGATCGTCGCGACGCCGTTCACCATCGAACTCGTCAAGCAGCAGATCGAAGGCGAGGAGAAGTTCGGCGTCCAGAACGATCTCATCAAGATGAGCGCGGGTGAGACGATGTCCATCTCCGACGAGGTGGAACTCGAATTCGTCAACGTCACACACTCCATCATCGACGCCATCAACCCCGTCCTCCACACCCCGGAGGGTGCGGTCATCTACGGCCTCGACAAGCGGATGGACCACACGCCGGTCCTCGGCGACCCAATCGACATGAAGCGCTTCCGCGAGATTGCGAACTCCGACAACGGCGTCCTCGCGTACATCGAAGACTGTACGAACGCCGGCCGCAAGGGGCGCACCCCGAGCGAGTCCGTCGCGCGCAAGCACCTCAAGGACGTCATCTACAGCATGGAGGACTACGACGGCGGCATCGTCGCCACCACGTTCTCCTCGCACGTCGCCCGTGTGAAGTCCCTCGTCGAGTTCGCCGAAGACATCGGCCGCCAGCCAGTCCTCCTCGGACGCTCGATGGAGAAGTACTCGGGCACCGCAGAGCGCCTGAACTTCGTCGACTTCCCCGACGACCTCGGCATGTACGGCCACCGCAAGTCGGTCGACCGCACGTTCAAGCGCATCATGAAGGAAGGCAAAGAGAACTTCCTCCCAATCGTGACGGGCCACCAGGGCGAGCCACGCGCTATGCTCACCCGCATGGGCCGCGGCGAGACGCCGTACGAACTGGACGAGGGCGACAAGGTCGTCTTCTCCGCGCGCGTCATCCCCGAGCCAACCAACGAGGGCCAGCGCTACCAGTCCGAGAAACTCCTGCGGATGCAGGGTGCACGCATCTACGACGACGTCCACGTTTCCGGGCACATGTCCCAGGAAGGACTCTACCAGATGCTCCGCACGCTCCAGCCACAGCACGTCATCCCAGCCCACCAGGACATGCGAGGCTTCGCGCCGTACGTGGACCTCGCAGAGAGTGAGGGCTACACGATGGGCCGTGACCTCCACGTCACGCGCAACGGGAACATCATCCAGCTGGTCGACTAG
- a CDS encoding geranylfarnesyl diphosphate synthase, whose product MPMRNMAVTDAIAARRDLVNEAIGADLPITKPERLYKASRHLLDAGGKRLRPAMLLLVGEALLDVDPETVDYRAFPTLDGNTIDLMAAAVSIEVIQSFTLIHDDIMDDDDLRRGAPSVHQAYDLETAILAGDTLYSKAFEFMLETGASADRSVRALSMLATTCTKICEGQALDVAFETRTDVLPEEYLEMAEQKTAVLYAAATAIPAILLGADDETVDALYGYGLDVGRAFQIQDDLLDLTVPSEKLGKQRGSDLVENKQTIITLHARQQGVDVDSLVSADTVDGVSEDEIDAAVEQLTEAGSIEYARETAETLVADGKARLDVLPDSEVRDLLYDIADYLIDRGY is encoded by the coding sequence ATGCCTATGCGGAACATGGCTGTAACCGATGCAATCGCGGCCCGCCGTGACCTCGTCAACGAGGCCATCGGCGCGGACCTGCCGATTACGAAGCCAGAGCGCCTCTATAAGGCCTCACGCCACCTGCTCGACGCCGGTGGCAAGCGCCTCCGCCCAGCGATGCTGTTGCTGGTCGGCGAGGCGCTGCTCGACGTCGACCCAGAAACGGTCGATTATCGGGCGTTTCCGACGCTCGATGGCAACACCATCGACCTGATGGCGGCCGCCGTGAGCATCGAGGTCATCCAGTCGTTCACGCTGATTCACGACGACATCATGGACGACGACGACCTGCGCCGCGGTGCGCCGTCGGTCCATCAGGCCTACGACCTCGAAACCGCGATTCTCGCAGGTGACACGCTCTACTCGAAAGCGTTCGAGTTCATGCTCGAAACCGGGGCCTCCGCAGACCGGTCGGTCCGGGCGCTCTCGATGCTCGCGACGACGTGTACGAAGATTTGCGAGGGCCAGGCCCTCGACGTCGCCTTCGAGACGCGCACGGACGTCCTGCCCGAGGAGTACTTAGAGATGGCAGAACAGAAGACAGCGGTGCTGTACGCGGCGGCGACGGCCATCCCGGCCATCCTGCTCGGCGCAGACGACGAGACGGTCGACGCCCTCTACGGCTACGGCCTAGACGTCGGTCGCGCATTCCAGATTCAGGACGACCTGCTCGACCTGACGGTGCCGAGTGAGAAACTCGGCAAGCAGCGCGGCAGCGACCTCGTCGAGAACAAACAGACCATCATCACCCTCCACGCCCGCCAGCAGGGCGTGGACGTCGATTCGCTCGTCTCGGCGGACACCGTAGACGGCGTCTCAGAGGACGAAATCGACGCGGCCGTCGAGCAACTCACCGAGGCGGGCTCTATCGAGTACGCCCGGGAGACGGCCGAGACGCTCGTCGCAGACGGGAAAGCACGCCTCGACGTGCTGCCGGACAGCGAGGTCCGCGACCTCCTCTACGACATCGCGGACTACCTCATCGACCGCGGCTACTGA